From the genome of Triticum aestivum cultivar Chinese Spring chromosome 3B, IWGSC CS RefSeq v2.1, whole genome shotgun sequence, one region includes:
- the LOC123065785 gene encoding salicylic acid-binding protein 2 has translation MHMEACAGQASSRHIVLVHGACLGGWSWFKVATWLRSAGHRVSTPDLAASGVDPRPLREVPTFRDYTKPLLDLLESLPPGEKVVLVGHSLGGVNIALACELFPEKIAAAVFVAAFMPDHRSPPSYVLEKFVEGRTLDWMDTEFKPQDPEGKLPTSMLFGPLVTRAKFFQLCSPEDLTLGRSLMRVSSMFVDDLRLQPPYTEARYGSVRKAYVVFKDDHAIVEGFQRWMLHNYPVDEVMEIDGADHMALLSTPTELARCLADIAVKYAA, from the exons ATGCACATGGAGGCTTGTGCGGGCCAAGCTAGCAGCAGGCACATCGTTCTGGTGCACGGCGCATGCCTCGGCGGCTGGTCCTGGTTCAAGGTGGCGACGTGGCTCAGGTCGGCCGGGCACCGCGTGAGCACGCCTGACCTCGCGGCGTCGGGCGTCGACCCCAGGCCGCTGCGCGAGGTGCCGACGTTCCGCGACTACACCAAGCCGCTGCTGGACCTCCTGGAGTCCCTCCCGCCCGGCGAGAAGGTGGTCCTCGTTGGCCACAGCCTGGGCGGCGTGAACATCGCCCTCGCCTGCGAGCTGTTCCCCGAGAAGATCGCCGCTGCGGTGTTCGTCGCCGCCTTCATGCCGGACCACAGGTCGCCGCCGTCGTACGTGCTTGAAAAG TTCGTGGAGGGGAGAACGCTGGACTGGATGGACACGGAGTTCAAGCCTCAAGATCCCGAGGGCAAGCTGCCTACTTCCATGCTGTTCGGGCCGCTGGTCACTCGAGCAAAGTTCTTCCAGCTGTGCTCGCCGGAG GACCTGACGCTGGGAAGATCCCTGATGAGGGTCAGCTCCATGTTCGTGGACGACCTGAGGCTGCAGCCGCCGTACACGGAGGCCCGCTACGGGTCGGTGCGCAAGGCGTACGTCGTCTTCAAGGACGACCACGCCATTGTCGAGGGGTTCCAGCGGTGGATGCTGCACAACTACCCCGTGGATGAGGTGATGGAAATCGACGGCGCGGACCACATGGCGTTGCTCTCGACGCCGACCGAGCTGGCGCGCTGCCTCGCTGACATCGCTGTCAAGTATGCTGCCTGA
- the LOC123065786 gene encoding nuclear transport factor 2B, giving the protein MDGQGKEGGSGGGGAGSECDVVGRAFVEYYYQTFDANRGALATLYGGTSVLSFEGHRVAGAAEIGLKLAQLPFEQCRHSICTIDCQPTPSFPGGILVFVSGNLQLAGEEHQLRFSQMFQLVPNEQGSFFVQNDIFRLNYG; this is encoded by the exons ATGGACGGGCAGGGGAAggagggcggcagcggcggcgggggagcGGGGAGCGAGTGCGACGTGGTGGGCAGGGCCTTCGTGGAGTACTACTACCAGACGTTCGACGCCAACCGCGGCGCGCTAGCCACGCTCTACGGCGGCACCTCCGTCCTCTCCTTCGAGGGCCACCGCGTCGCCGGCGCCGCGGAGATCGGCCTGAAGCTGGCGCAGCTGCCCTTCGAGCAATGCCGGCACTCCATCTGCACCATCGACTGCCAGCCCACGCCCTCCTTCCCCGGCGGCATCCTCGTGTTCGTCAGTGGCAACCTCCAGCTCGCCGGCGAGGAGCACCAGCTCAGGTTCAGCCAG ATGTTTCAGCTGGTCCCCAACGAGCAGGGAAGCTTCTTCGTGCAGAATGACATATTCCGGCTCAACTACGGATAG